The following are encoded together in the Sandaracinaceae bacterium genome:
- a CDS encoding RluA family pseudouridine synthase has protein sequence MSTDPSDQLYTVPPSAEGLRLDLFLVQHVPHMTRALATQLTGAGQVRVNGRRAKKGDRLPSGAQVRLEQAPEAADFAPEPNAELPLDVLFEDEHVVVVNKLRGLPTHPLQRTERATLAQALLHRYPDMAGVGYALREPGILHRLDTDTSGVLVAARSTAAFEALRATQRAGLWTKEYLAYCEGLPRTPDRIEAALAPDPEDARRMRVVEARAGGSEAGSRREAAPRVTELVSARALGALRTADGARVQISAVRVTAEKATRHQIRVHLAYYGHPLVGDTLYGGAPLADDASPAAHWLHAAAISFPHPVHAGQRISVQASETDEMRALEQRAGEALA, from the coding sequence ATGAGCACCGACCCGTCCGACCAGCTGTACACGGTGCCCCCGAGCGCAGAGGGCCTGCGCCTGGACCTCTTCCTGGTGCAGCACGTGCCCCACATGACCCGGGCCCTGGCCACGCAGCTGACGGGCGCTGGGCAGGTGCGCGTCAACGGGCGCCGCGCGAAGAAGGGCGACCGCCTGCCGAGCGGCGCGCAGGTGCGCCTCGAGCAGGCGCCGGAAGCTGCGGACTTCGCGCCCGAGCCCAACGCCGAGCTGCCGCTCGACGTGCTGTTCGAGGACGAGCACGTGGTGGTGGTGAACAAGCTGCGCGGCCTGCCCACGCATCCGCTCCAGCGCACCGAGCGAGCCACGCTGGCCCAGGCGCTGCTGCACCGCTACCCCGACATGGCGGGCGTGGGCTACGCGCTGCGTGAACCGGGCATCCTGCATCGCCTCGACACCGACACGAGCGGCGTGCTGGTGGCGGCGCGCAGCACGGCAGCCTTCGAGGCGCTGCGCGCGACGCAGCGCGCGGGCCTGTGGACCAAGGAGTACCTGGCCTACTGCGAGGGCCTTCCGCGCACCCCTGACCGCATCGAGGCCGCGCTGGCACCGGACCCGGAGGACGCACGTCGCATGCGCGTGGTGGAGGCGCGCGCCGGCGGAAGCGAAGCGGGCTCGCGCCGAGAGGCGGCGCCGCGCGTGACCGAGCTGGTCTCCGCCCGCGCGCTCGGGGCGCTGCGCACGGCGGACGGGGCGCGTGTGCAGATCAGCGCCGTGCGGGTGACCGCCGAGAAGGCCACGCGTCATCAGATCCGCGTGCACCTCGCCTATTACGGGCACCCCCTGGTGGGTGACACACTGTACGGCGGCGCACCCTTGGCCGACGACGCGAGCCCCGCCGCGCACTGGCTGCACGCGGCCGCCATTTCGTTCCCGCACCCCGTGCACGCGGGGCAGCGAATCAGCGTACAGGCAAGTGAGACCGACGAGATGCGCGCCCTCGAGCAGCGTGCCGGCGAGGCCCTCGCATAG
- a CDS encoding SDR family NAD(P)-dependent oxidoreductase, giving the protein MSERKVIIITGANSGIGKAMATDLGAAGHHIVMGCRSLGRGEAAKADIEQRAKGPVDLLQVDVGEPDSVREFAKAVRAKYPKVDVLMNNAGVYLPKRELTDAGFERMFAINHLGPFLLTHLLLDPLAGGRVITTSSIGHRFTGFDLDNLQAEKSFSAIRQYGLTKLANILFTRELDARAASRGISANCFHPGAVGTEFAQDDSSSLLGFGTKIGKIFLRTPHKGGETGVFLATDPAGVTKRGQYWSDKKVRSTSGDVTAKNAADLWERSASLLGIGDLALRA; this is encoded by the coding sequence AGCCGGGCACCACATCGTGATGGGCTGCCGCAGCCTGGGGCGCGGCGAGGCCGCCAAGGCCGACATCGAGCAGCGCGCCAAGGGGCCCGTGGACCTGCTGCAGGTGGACGTGGGCGAGCCCGACTCGGTGCGCGAGTTCGCGAAGGCGGTGCGCGCCAAGTACCCGAAGGTGGACGTGCTGATGAACAACGCGGGCGTCTACCTGCCCAAGCGCGAGCTCACCGACGCGGGCTTCGAGCGCATGTTCGCCATCAACCACCTGGGCCCCTTCCTGCTCACGCACCTGCTGCTGGACCCGCTGGCCGGCGGCCGGGTCATCACCACGTCCTCCATCGGGCATCGCTTCACGGGCTTCGACCTCGACAACCTGCAGGCCGAGAAGTCGTTCAGCGCCATCCGCCAGTACGGCCTCACCAAGCTGGCCAACATCCTCTTCACGCGCGAGCTGGACGCGCGCGCGGCGTCGCGCGGCATCTCGGCCAACTGCTTCCACCCCGGCGCGGTGGGCACCGAGTTCGCGCAGGACGACAGCAGCAGCCTGCTGGGGTTCGGCACCAAGATCGGGAAGATCTTCCTGCGCACCCCGCACAAGGGCGGCGAGACCGGCGTCTTCCTGGCCACCGATCCGGCCGGGGTCACCAAGCGCGGGCAGTACTGGAGCGACAAGAAGGTGCGCAGCACCTCCGGGGACGTGACCGCCAAGAACGCGGCGGACCTCTGGGAGCGCAGCGCCTCCTTGCTGGGCATCGGCGACTTGGCGCTGCGGGCGTGA
- the tadA gene encoding Flp pilus assembly complex ATPase component TadA, translating into MFSVVITEKGGAQRRMEFDKNEITVGRVQGNDVILGKGNVSKRHSRIVLKDGRFIVVDLKSTNGTYVNGRKITSPLVVKPGDKIYIGDFIITLDELEAASQPHIGQPDSYPAGAPLGSSAPAPADTPRPPAPAPFAAAPAPAPPPLGQVPAFAASPLAPPAPAPAPPPPPPPVAPPAPLPTAPVRPAPVANPVDTSGPARVRPATMPPPLPPRSGGSGVHNMPRVSSAPMPPGGSAVQQLLSELVRRVSGSFDLYDASPSGMIDPHRRASAQAAIESALEAMGNSAQLSGGEDRSRLAAMALTECVGLGALESLLTAEGLREVVVSGPGHVSADFGNGLVALDTYFSSRAMLTVIASRLVAQAGDQLRVDKPIHECSLPSGARVLVVLPPVAPQGPVIELRAWVPAASTDDLVAQGFLSPEMKGMLAAAVASRRNVLVMGPAGSGVTSLLSALARHVDASERMVTVEDVPDLGLPAGRAVSLSTGGATSGVKLGQVAHQAARMRPGCLLVDDVRGAEAADVLTLVGSRAGGDLVGVHCAISGGDGLAALRTLLMLGGVRDADVASGVIASAAHVLVCVDHTEQGRKVVRVSEVRNGRGIQGQVELKDLYVYDGGFRPA; encoded by the coding sequence ATGTTCTCGGTCGTGATCACGGAGAAGGGTGGCGCCCAACGGCGGATGGAGTTCGACAAGAACGAAATCACCGTCGGTCGTGTACAAGGCAACGACGTCATCCTGGGGAAAGGCAACGTCTCGAAGCGCCACTCACGCATCGTGCTCAAGGACGGCCGCTTCATCGTGGTGGACCTGAAGAGCACCAACGGCACCTACGTGAACGGCCGGAAGATCACGTCGCCCCTCGTGGTGAAGCCCGGCGACAAGATCTACATCGGTGATTTCATCATCACCCTGGACGAGCTCGAGGCCGCCTCGCAGCCGCACATCGGTCAGCCAGATTCCTACCCGGCCGGCGCCCCCCTCGGCTCCTCGGCCCCCGCCCCAGCCGACACGCCGCGCCCGCCCGCTCCGGCCCCGTTCGCTGCGGCGCCCGCCCCCGCCCCCCCTCCGCTCGGGCAGGTGCCGGCCTTTGCCGCCTCCCCCCTGGCGCCGCCCGCCCCAGCGCCCGCGCCGCCCCCACCCCCTCCGCCGGTGGCGCCACCCGCGCCCCTGCCCACCGCGCCCGTCCGTCCGGCCCCCGTGGCCAACCCCGTGGACACCAGCGGGCCTGCGCGCGTCCGCCCGGCCACCATGCCGCCCCCGCTCCCGCCCCGCTCCGGCGGCAGCGGTGTGCACAACATGCCGCGCGTCTCGAGCGCGCCCATGCCGCCCGGTGGTAGCGCCGTGCAGCAGCTGCTCTCCGAGCTGGTGCGCCGCGTGTCGGGTTCCTTCGACCTCTATGATGCCTCGCCCTCGGGCATGATCGACCCACACCGCCGCGCCTCCGCGCAGGCCGCCATCGAGAGCGCGCTCGAGGCCATGGGCAACAGCGCTCAGCTCTCGGGTGGTGAAGACCGCTCGCGGCTCGCGGCCATGGCGCTCACCGAGTGCGTGGGCCTAGGCGCCCTCGAGAGTCTGCTCACCGCCGAGGGCCTGCGCGAGGTGGTGGTCAGCGGCCCGGGGCACGTCTCGGCCGACTTCGGCAACGGTCTGGTCGCGCTCGACACGTACTTCTCGTCGCGCGCCATGCTCACCGTCATCGCCAGCCGCCTGGTCGCCCAAGCGGGTGATCAGCTGCGCGTGGACAAGCCCATCCACGAGTGCTCGCTGCCCAGCGGCGCGCGTGTGCTGGTGGTGCTGCCGCCGGTCGCCCCACAGGGCCCGGTCATCGAGCTGCGCGCCTGGGTGCCCGCCGCCAGCACCGACGACCTGGTGGCGCAGGGCTTCCTCAGCCCCGAGATGAAGGGCATGTTGGCCGCGGCCGTGGCTTCGCGCCGCAACGTGCTGGTCATGGGCCCCGCGGGTTCGGGCGTCACCTCGCTGCTGTCGGCGCTGGCGCGCCACGTGGACGCGAGCGAGCGCATGGTCACGGTGGAAGACGTGCCGGACCTGGGGCTACCGGCCGGCCGCGCCGTGTCGCTGTCCACCGGTGGTGCCACCTCGGGCGTGAAGCTCGGCCAGGTGGCGCACCAGGCTGCGCGCATGCGTCCGGGCTGCCTCTTGGTGGACGACGTTCGCGGCGCCGAGGCGGCCGACGTGCTCACGCTCGTGGGCAGCCGCGCCGGCGGCGACCTGGTGGGTGTGCACTGCGCCATCTCGGGCGGCGACGGGCTCGCCGCGCTGCGCACGCTCCTCATGCTGGGCGGCGTGCGCGACGCGGACGTGGCGTCGGGCGTGATCGCCAGCGCGGCGCACGTGCTGGTGTGCGTGGACCACACGGAGCAGGGCCGCAAGGTCGTGCGCGTGAGCGAGGTGCGCAACGGCCGCGGCATTCAGGGCCAGGTCGAACTCAAAGATCTCTACGTGTACGACGGCGGGTTCCGCCCGGCATGA
- a CDS encoding PLP-dependent transferase: MSTARGGDQPRREPHLDTLALHAGQPPDPATGAVAVPIVLASTFAQSAPGEHQGFSYTRSGNPNRAQLEASVAALEGGAHGYAFASGSAASATLLQTLRPGQRVVATADLYGGTYRLLEQVVRPLGVDVVFVDVDAHAAVQEALATPTALLWLESPTNPLLKVADIRALAALAHAQGTRVVVDNTFATPMLQRPLALGADVVVHSTTKFINGHSDVLGGVLVTSDVALAQQLGFIQNAVGAVPSPFDCYLTLRGIKTLPVRMARHCDNAEAIAGFLSQHPQVEQVHFPGLPSHPQHALAQAQMARPGAVLSVVLRADQAGTRRFLSALRLFSLAESLGGVESLVSYPPQMSHAALPRELRLQQGITDSFVRISAGLEHPADLMDDLDRALSATK; encoded by the coding sequence ATGAGCACGGCCCGCGGCGGAGACCAGCCGCGCCGCGAGCCGCACCTGGACACGCTCGCGCTGCACGCGGGGCAGCCGCCCGATCCGGCCACCGGCGCGGTGGCGGTGCCCATCGTGCTGGCGTCCACCTTTGCGCAGTCGGCGCCGGGTGAACACCAGGGCTTCAGCTACACGCGTAGCGGCAACCCCAACCGCGCCCAGCTCGAGGCCAGCGTGGCGGCGCTCGAGGGCGGCGCCCACGGCTACGCGTTCGCCAGCGGCTCGGCGGCCAGCGCCACGTTGCTGCAGACGCTGCGCCCGGGGCAGCGCGTGGTGGCCACGGCCGACCTGTACGGCGGCACCTACCGGCTGCTGGAACAGGTGGTGCGCCCGCTCGGCGTGGACGTGGTGTTCGTGGACGTGGACGCGCACGCGGCGGTGCAAGAGGCGCTCGCCACGCCCACCGCGCTCTTGTGGTTGGAGTCGCCCACCAACCCGCTGCTCAAGGTGGCCGACATCCGCGCGCTCGCGGCGCTGGCCCACGCGCAGGGCACACGCGTGGTGGTGGACAACACCTTCGCCACCCCCATGCTGCAGCGGCCGCTCGCGCTCGGGGCCGACGTGGTGGTGCACTCCACCACCAAGTTCATCAACGGCCACAGCGACGTGCTGGGTGGCGTGCTGGTCACCTCCGATGTCGCCCTCGCGCAGCAGCTCGGCTTCATTCAGAACGCGGTGGGCGCGGTGCCCTCGCCGTTCGATTGCTACCTCACACTGCGCGGCATCAAGACGCTGCCCGTGCGTATGGCGCGGCACTGCGACAACGCCGAGGCCATCGCGGGCTTCTTGAGCCAGCACCCGCAGGTGGAGCAGGTGCACTTCCCGGGCTTGCCCAGCCACCCGCAGCACGCGCTCGCGCAGGCCCAGATGGCGCGGCCGGGCGCGGTGCTGTCGGTGGTGCTGCGCGCCGACCAAGCGGGCACGCGGCGCTTCTTGTCCGCGCTGCGCCTGTTCTCGCTGGCCGAGAGCCTGGGGGGTGTAGAGAGCCTGGTGTCCTACCCGCCGCAGATGAGCCACGCCGCGCTGCCGCGCGAGCTGCGCTTGCAGCAGGGCATCACGGACTCGTTCGTGCGCATCTCGGCAGGCCTCGAGCACCCGGCCGACCTCATGGATGATCTCGACCGGGCACTCTCAGCAACGAAATAG